One part of the Mariniblastus fucicola genome encodes these proteins:
- a CDS encoding AAA domain-containing protein, giving the protein MSRRRARLPSVEIESHFVNMVECIALESKAEVARMAERRKRTGAENVERSGETIVDLVIQDHKNGLGGRHLVQFCRRNRNRPMPWHKLKVGSPVVVSNFGDDGGESLSGVVSSRRNDSIEVALDRWPDGKVFRVDLTADEVTRQRYLTAIDTARISKGRLGQMREILLGERKPTFRPTPAEPQALRSRIELNPVQQDCVRFVTSANDFALIHGPPGTGKTTTVVAFICECVADGEKVLACAPSNTAVDNLLERLIGEGIRAVRLGHPARVTESLRQHSLDGLAEHHENAPVVRDMRREAQDLFRKADRWTRGKPARGEKQELRREAKRMLSDAKLLERQAVESILDRADVICATTTFNEEMLGDRWFQTAVVDEACQTPEPGCWVPLLRSDRLILAGDPFQLPPTVLASEAVEKGYSISMLERLMNLCGDATTRLLTRQYRMHENIMRFSSDHFYDGKLVADDHVAAHRLCDLPGIDATEETETPVEFFDSAGAGWEETIEPEGLSKLNEKEADFVVFKVRQLVAQGVAVEDIAVIAPYAAQVRRLRSLFRNLKSESGEVSDLANIEVDTVDGFQGREKEVVVISLVRSNSQCEIGFLKDYRRTNVALTRARRKLIVLGDSATLGSDEFYGSLFQYFESINAYRSVFEELTLMDSFAP; this is encoded by the coding sequence ATGTCACGTCGTCGAGCAAGGCTGCCTTCGGTTGAAATCGAGTCTCACTTCGTCAACATGGTTGAGTGCATTGCGTTGGAGTCAAAAGCAGAGGTCGCTCGCATGGCCGAGCGGCGCAAGCGGACTGGCGCGGAAAACGTAGAGAGAAGCGGCGAGACGATCGTCGATCTGGTGATTCAGGATCACAAAAACGGACTTGGTGGACGGCACCTCGTTCAGTTCTGTCGTCGCAATCGAAATCGCCCGATGCCGTGGCACAAACTGAAAGTTGGATCCCCTGTGGTCGTCTCCAACTTCGGGGACGACGGTGGCGAGTCGCTATCAGGAGTCGTCAGCAGCCGCCGAAACGATTCAATCGAAGTCGCTCTCGATCGCTGGCCCGATGGAAAAGTCTTTCGTGTTGACCTGACCGCCGACGAAGTCACGCGGCAACGGTATCTGACGGCCATCGATACAGCCAGAATTTCCAAAGGCAGGCTGGGGCAGATGCGAGAGATTCTGCTGGGCGAACGTAAGCCAACGTTTCGACCGACTCCGGCGGAACCGCAGGCTTTGCGTTCTCGCATTGAGCTAAATCCGGTGCAACAGGACTGCGTTCGATTTGTGACCTCCGCCAACGATTTCGCACTGATCCATGGCCCTCCCGGAACTGGAAAAACGACAACCGTCGTCGCGTTCATCTGTGAATGTGTCGCTGACGGGGAAAAGGTTCTTGCGTGCGCGCCCTCGAACACCGCAGTCGACAATCTGCTCGAGCGACTGATCGGAGAAGGCATCCGCGCCGTCCGGTTAGGGCATCCGGCCCGAGTCACTGAGTCACTGCGGCAACATTCGCTTGATGGTTTGGCCGAACATCACGAAAACGCTCCGGTCGTTCGCGATATGCGACGGGAGGCTCAGGATCTGTTTCGAAAGGCCGATCGCTGGACGCGAGGCAAACCTGCTCGCGGAGAGAAGCAGGAACTTCGTCGCGAAGCCAAACGTATGCTTTCAGATGCGAAACTTCTGGAACGTCAGGCTGTGGAATCGATTCTCGATCGAGCCGACGTGATTTGCGCGACCACGACATTCAACGAAGAAATGCTGGGGGACCGTTGGTTTCAGACTGCGGTTGTTGATGAAGCCTGTCAAACGCCCGAGCCAGGTTGTTGGGTACCGCTGTTGCGTAGCGACCGTTTGATCCTCGCAGGTGATCCATTTCAGTTGCCGCCGACGGTGTTGGCTTCCGAAGCCGTCGAAAAGGGCTACTCGATCAGCATGCTTGAGCGATTGATGAACCTGTGTGGAGACGCAACAACGCGATTGCTTACTCGCCAGTATCGAATGCACGAAAACATTATGAGGTTTTCGTCAGACCACTTTTACGACGGCAAGCTGGTCGCCGACGATCACGTCGCGGCTCATCGATTGTGCGACCTGCCTGGTATCGACGCGACCGAAGAAACAGAAACACCAGTTGAGTTTTTTGATTCAGCCGGAGCTGGCTGGGAAGAAACGATCGAGCCCGAGGGATTGAGTAAACTGAACGAGAAAGAAGCGGATTTCGTTGTCTTCAAGGTTCGGCAACTGGTCGCACAAGGCGTGGCGGTCGAAGACATCGCAGTGATCGCTCCGTATGCAGCACAGGTTCGGCGGCTGAGAAGTTTGTTCCGAAACTTAAAGTCTGAATCGGGTGAGGTTTCTGATCTGGCGAATATCGAAGTCGATACGGTCGACGGGTTTCAGGGGCGTGAGAAAGAAGTCGTCGTCATTTCGCTGGTGCGATCCAATTCTCAATGTGAAATCGGTTTCCTGAAAGACTATCGGCGAACCAATGTCGCGCTGACCCGTGCCCGTCGGAAGCTAATTGTCCTCGGCGACAGCGCAACGCTCGGCAGCGACGAGTTCTATGGATCTCTGTTCCAGTACTTTGAATCGATCAACGCTTACCGTTCTGTGTTTGAGGAATTGACGTTGATGGATTCGTTTGCTCCATAG